The following coding sequences lie in one Arachis hypogaea cultivar Tifrunner chromosome 4, arahy.Tifrunner.gnm2.J5K5, whole genome shotgun sequence genomic window:
- the LOC140184137 gene encoding uncharacterized protein, with amino-acid sequence MASRSRSCKYHVFLNFRGEDARSGFTSHLYATLTRKGITTFIDDTDLRKALKELTTKNKHPLKEERHLLERNMNVALQQKIEELQKNLMQVIISHLFASNTWNI; translated from the exons ATGGCATCAAGATCAAGATCATGCAAGTATCATGTGTTCCTCAATTTCAGGGGTGAAGACGCTCGCTCTGGATTCACTAGCCATCTCTATGCCACCCTCACAAGGAAGGGAATCACTACCTTCATTGATGACACCGACCTTCGCAAAG CattaaaggaattaacaacaaagaACAAACACCCCCTAAAG GAGGAAAGACATTTATTGGAGAGAAATATGAATGTAGCCCTTCAACAGAAGATTGAAGAACTTCAGAAAAATTTGATGCAGGTTATTATAAGTCACCTCTTTGCTTCAAACACTTGGAATATTTAG